A stretch of the Buchananella sp. 14KM1171 genome encodes the following:
- the pgm gene encoding phosphoglucomutase (alpha-D-glucose-1,6-bisphosphate-dependent) — protein sequence MHERAGTRALPEDLIDVDALLTAYYEIEPDPTDPNQQVVFGTSGHRGSSLDAAFNEAHIVAITQAIIEYRRLQGTTGMLYIGCDTHALSEPAWATVVGVLTAAGVTIAVDARGSFTPTPAVSHAILRANGAGSAQGVRVEGPDRADGIIITPSHNPPRDGGIKYNPPHGGPADTDATKWIAARANELLAGDWKQVPRLALPAAQESEYLVRHDYLSAYVEDLVSVVDLEAIRAAGVRIGADPMGGASVDYWGAIAERYGLNLDVVNPTVDPQFGFMTLDRDGKIRMDCSSPWAMASLLERMQGPEAAYDIATGNDADSDRHGIVTADGLMNPNHFLAVAIEYLFGHRPGWPADAAIGKTLVSSALIDKVAASLGRKLLEVPVGFKYFVPGLLDGSVGFGGEESAGASFLRGDGTVWSTDKDGIILCLLASEITAVTGKTPSQHHAKLVSRFGESHYARIDAPATKPEKAKLATLSPENVTATTLAGDAITARLVNAPGNDAPIGGLKVTTEAAWFAARPSGTEDVYKIYAESFRSAEHLAQVQEEAKQVVSAALQA from the coding sequence ATGCACGAACGAGCAGGCACACGAGCCCTTCCTGAAGACCTAATCGACGTAGACGCGCTCCTCACCGCGTACTACGAAATCGAGCCGGACCCCACGGACCCGAACCAGCAGGTCGTGTTCGGCACCTCCGGCCACCGCGGCTCCTCCCTGGACGCCGCCTTCAACGAGGCACACATCGTCGCCATCACCCAGGCGATCATCGAGTACCGCCGCCTGCAGGGCACCACCGGGATGCTCTACATCGGCTGCGACACCCACGCGCTCTCCGAGCCGGCCTGGGCCACCGTGGTCGGTGTGCTCACCGCCGCCGGCGTGACCATCGCCGTGGACGCGCGCGGCTCCTTCACCCCCACCCCCGCCGTGTCCCACGCGATCCTGCGCGCCAACGGCGCCGGCTCCGCCCAGGGCGTGCGCGTGGAGGGCCCGGACCGGGCCGACGGCATCATCATCACCCCGTCCCACAACCCGCCCCGCGACGGCGGCATCAAGTACAACCCGCCCCACGGCGGCCCGGCTGACACCGACGCCACCAAGTGGATCGCGGCACGCGCCAACGAGCTGCTGGCCGGCGACTGGAAGCAGGTGCCCCGCCTGGCCCTGCCGGCCGCCCAGGAGAGCGAGTACCTGGTGCGCCACGACTACCTGTCCGCCTACGTGGAGGACCTGGTCAGCGTGGTGGACCTGGAGGCGATCCGGGCCGCCGGCGTGCGCATCGGCGCGGACCCGATGGGTGGCGCCTCCGTGGACTACTGGGGCGCGATCGCGGAGCGCTACGGCCTGAACCTGGACGTGGTCAACCCGACCGTGGACCCGCAGTTTGGTTTCATGACGCTGGACCGGGACGGCAAGATCCGCATGGACTGCTCCTCCCCCTGGGCGATGGCCTCCCTGCTGGAGCGCATGCAGGGCCCCGAGGCGGCCTACGACATCGCCACCGGCAACGACGCGGACTCCGACCGGCACGGCATCGTCACCGCCGACGGCCTGATGAACCCCAACCACTTTCTGGCCGTGGCCATCGAGTACCTGTTCGGCCACCGCCCCGGCTGGCCCGCAGACGCGGCGATCGGCAAGACCCTGGTGTCCTCCGCCCTCATCGACAAGGTGGCGGCCTCCCTGGGCCGCAAGCTGCTGGAGGTCCCGGTGGGCTTCAAGTACTTCGTGCCCGGCCTGCTGGACGGCTCCGTTGGTTTCGGCGGCGAGGAGAGCGCCGGCGCCTCCTTCCTGCGCGGAGACGGCACCGTGTGGTCCACGGACAAGGACGGCATCATCCTGTGCCTGCTGGCCTCCGAGATCACGGCGGTGACCGGCAAGACCCCGTCGCAGCACCACGCCAAGCTGGTCTCCCGCTTCGGGGAGTCCCACTACGCCCGCATCGACGCCCCGGCCACCAAGCCGGAGAAGGCCAAGCTGGCCACGCTCTCCCCGGAGAACGTCACCGCCACCACCCTGGCCGGCGACGCGATCACGGCCCGCCTGGTCAACGCGCCCGGCAACGACGCGCCCATCGGCGGCCTGAAGGTCACCACCGAGGCCGCCTGGTTCGCCGCCCGCCCCTCCGGCACCGAGGACGTCTACAAGATCTACGCAGAGTCCTTCCGTTCCGCCGAGCACCTGGCCCAGGTGCAGGAGGAGGCCAAGCAGGTGGTTTCCGCCGCCCTGCAGGCCTAG
- a CDS encoding diacylglycerol/lipid kinase family protein codes for MEAVTWIALGVALAGLAAGLVALAVALRLRGELRGGKGQEGIAPAPQVRAAGSPYVIHNPSKLERTEELEALVLRTAMDAGLAEPVWLETTVEDPGTGQARQAVEAGASVVVAVGGDGTVRSVAAGLAGSEVPMAILPQGTGNLLARNLELPLSSLAEQLRVAFTGHNRRMDVGWLAADVTEDAGQQSVEPGFDVEPAFPPAPATTTRTIQPFLVISGVGFDGAVMESVGDGLKDRVGWMAYVLASTRHLWGKRMRARLELGAGEQENLAARSVLIANCGRLQGGVQLVPDAQLDDGWLDVVAVDTAAGPVGWMALAGGVMTRGIGPRRAVTGALANMIMRRTRTLSLRLRSPQPTQVDGDYLGRAVALHARLQRGALLVRVP; via the coding sequence ATGGAAGCGGTGACTTGGATCGCCCTCGGTGTGGCCCTGGCCGGCCTGGCGGCGGGACTGGTGGCACTGGCCGTGGCGCTGCGCCTGCGCGGTGAGCTGCGCGGCGGCAAGGGCCAGGAGGGGATCGCCCCGGCCCCGCAGGTCCGGGCAGCAGGCAGCCCCTACGTCATCCACAACCCGTCCAAGCTGGAGCGCACCGAAGAGCTGGAGGCCCTGGTGCTGCGCACCGCCATGGACGCGGGCCTGGCAGAGCCCGTCTGGCTGGAGACCACCGTGGAGGACCCGGGCACCGGCCAGGCCCGCCAGGCAGTGGAGGCCGGGGCGAGCGTGGTCGTGGCCGTCGGGGGCGACGGCACCGTCCGCTCGGTGGCCGCCGGACTGGCCGGCAGCGAGGTGCCCATGGCGATCCTGCCGCAGGGCACCGGCAACCTTTTGGCCCGCAACCTGGAACTGCCCCTGTCCTCCCTGGCCGAGCAGCTGCGGGTGGCCTTCACCGGCCACAACCGCCGCATGGACGTGGGCTGGTTGGCCGCAGACGTCACGGAGGACGCCGGGCAGCAGAGCGTGGAGCCTGGCTTCGACGTGGAGCCCGCGTTTCCGCCCGCCCCGGCCACCACCACCCGCACCATCCAGCCCTTCCTGGTCATCAGCGGGGTCGGATTTGACGGCGCCGTCATGGAGTCCGTGGGCGATGGCCTGAAGGACAGGGTGGGGTGGATGGCCTACGTGCTAGCCAGTACCAGGCACCTGTGGGGCAAGCGCATGCGCGCCCGCCTGGAGCTCGGCGCCGGGGAACAGGAGAACCTGGCCGCCCGCTCGGTGCTGATCGCCAACTGCGGGCGGCTGCAGGGCGGGGTGCAGCTGGTGCCCGACGCACAGCTGGACGACGGCTGGCTGGATGTGGTGGCGGTGGACACCGCCGCCGGGCCGGTGGGCTGGATGGCCCTGGCCGGCGGCGTGATGACCCGGGGGATCGGGCCGCGCCGGGCGGTGACCGGGGCGCTGGCCAACATGATCATGCGCCGCACCCGCACGCTCTCCCTGCGGCTGCGCTCCCCGCAGCCGACCCAGGTGGACGGCGACTACCTGGGGCGGGCCGTGGCCCTGCACGCCCGGCTGCAGCGCGGGGCGCTGCTGGTGCGCGTCCCCTAG
- a CDS encoding alpha-amylase family glycosyl hydrolase has protein sequence MSWVDSTCFWHVFPLGMAGVLHGPRTDNPDPGGLDIVSSWLDHAKGIGFRGLQLGPIFASTSHGYDTVDHFRIDPRLGDDAAFGRLVDALRFRGMRLLLDGVFNHVGAQHPWVEDVRQQGRDSEFYDFFHVSWNVATGEGPYFHNFEGHPDLVTLNLRNPRVQDYIVDVMCHWMERGVDGWRLDAAYTLDPAPLRAIVERVRSRFPEAFIYGEMIHGDYGQFVERSGVDSVTQYELWKSIRSSLRDRNLFELEWNLRRHNAMLDHFVPVTFVSNHDVTRIASALPDPRDAAIAVAVLLSVGGTPLVYYGDEYGLEGVKEDRPGGDDAVRPTFPPPWDFHPRPEQDAAAGLHYHLLRWRSSHPWVNTARTEVLELTNQSAVVAIRPGERPEGIWGDDDALPAAPSGEARLAINLSDEIVELPVPGATHVEAGTHSQVLGSGSLARVRLAPHGWALLAVE, from the coding sequence ATGAGCTGGGTTGACAGCACGTGCTTCTGGCACGTCTTTCCCCTTGGAATGGCTGGTGTTTTGCACGGGCCGCGCACCGACAACCCCGATCCGGGCGGCCTGGACATAGTTTCCTCGTGGCTGGACCACGCCAAGGGCATTGGCTTCAGGGGCCTGCAGTTGGGCCCGATCTTCGCCTCCACCTCCCACGGCTACGACACGGTGGACCACTTCCGTATCGATCCGAGGCTGGGGGACGACGCCGCCTTCGGCCGCCTCGTGGACGCGCTGCGTTTTCGCGGCATGCGCCTGCTGCTGGACGGCGTGTTCAATCACGTGGGCGCCCAGCATCCGTGGGTGGAGGACGTGCGCCAGCAGGGCCGCGACTCCGAGTTTTACGACTTCTTCCACGTGTCCTGGAACGTCGCCACTGGCGAGGGCCCGTACTTCCACAACTTCGAGGGGCACCCGGACCTGGTGACGTTGAACCTGCGCAACCCCCGCGTGCAGGACTACATAGTGGACGTGATGTGTCACTGGATGGAGCGCGGGGTGGACGGCTGGCGCCTAGACGCTGCCTACACGCTGGACCCTGCCCCGCTGCGGGCAATCGTGGAGCGCGTGCGTTCGCGCTTCCCGGAGGCCTTCATTTACGGGGAGATGATCCACGGCGACTACGGCCAGTTCGTGGAACGCAGCGGCGTGGATTCTGTGACGCAGTACGAGCTGTGGAAGTCGATCCGCTCCTCGCTGCGCGACCGCAACCTGTTCGAGCTGGAGTGGAACCTGCGCCGCCACAACGCGATGCTGGACCACTTTGTGCCGGTGACGTTCGTCAGTAACCACGACGTCACCCGCATCGCCTCCGCCCTGCCGGACCCGCGCGACGCCGCGATCGCGGTGGCTGTGCTGCTCAGCGTGGGCGGCACCCCGCTGGTCTACTACGGGGACGAGTACGGCCTGGAGGGTGTGAAGGAGGACCGCCCCGGCGGGGACGACGCGGTTCGCCCCACCTTCCCGCCGCCGTGGGACTTCCACCCGCGCCCTGAGCAGGATGCCGCCGCCGGCCTGCACTACCACCTGCTGCGCTGGCGCTCTTCCCACCCGTGGGTGAACACCGCCCGTACGGAGGTCCTGGAATTGACCAACCAGTCTGCGGTGGTGGCGATTCGCCCGGGTGAGCGCCCGGAGGGGATTTGGGGGGACGACGACGCCCTCCCGGCCGCCCCCAGTGGCGAGGCCCGCTTGGCTATCAACCTGAGTGACGAGATTGTGGAGTTGCCGGTGCCGGGTGCCACGCACGTGGAAGCCGGGACTCACTCACAGGTTTTGGGGAGTGGTTCTTTGGCTCGAGTCCGGTTGGCTCCTCACGGTTGGGCGCTGTTGGCGGTGGAGTAG
- a CDS encoding DUF5926 family protein, which yields MGKKNRKSGAPKRARVAYVDRPFEGLSGEADLVAMRELLPAASAKLRTNADYGSQDVLFVTVLPNMAPALRRQDGMLLIGMQTQAKSGDVSRDYAAAIEAGLELEPGNLVGTLGLLEPGARLQDILDPAVPVAAELHKDFSFWLEEDAERTAELEKALEESAQGMVPSERVAGVEGAFWCSMNHEFVRWVYPGDEDELWDALARLQAEGKCNLGEGTRFVGAFRSYGVLVPVWELADGTGAEGVAAPLAELAKRLEEALKDDSPLSADARRARAGMVSRQVTLR from the coding sequence ATGGGTAAGAAGAACCGCAAGTCTGGGGCGCCCAAGCGCGCCCGTGTTGCCTACGTGGACCGCCCCTTCGAGGGCCTGTCTGGCGAGGCCGACCTGGTGGCGATGCGCGAGCTGCTGCCTGCCGCCTCCGCGAAGCTGCGCACCAACGCCGACTACGGCAGCCAGGACGTCCTGTTCGTGACGGTGCTGCCGAACATGGCCCCGGCGCTGCGCCGCCAGGACGGCATGCTGCTGATCGGCATGCAGACGCAGGCGAAGTCCGGCGACGTCTCGCGTGACTACGCCGCCGCCATCGAGGCCGGCCTGGAGCTGGAGCCGGGCAACCTGGTGGGCACGCTGGGCCTGCTGGAGCCGGGCGCGCGCCTGCAGGACATCCTGGACCCGGCCGTGCCGGTGGCCGCCGAGCTGCACAAGGACTTCTCCTTCTGGCTGGAGGAGGACGCCGAGCGCACCGCCGAGCTGGAAAAGGCGCTAGAGGAGTCCGCGCAGGGCATGGTCCCCTCCGAGCGGGTGGCCGGCGTGGAGGGTGCCTTCTGGTGCTCCATGAACCACGAGTTCGTGCGCTGGGTCTACCCCGGCGACGAGGACGAGCTGTGGGACGCCCTGGCGCGCCTGCAGGCCGAGGGCAAGTGCAACCTGGGTGAGGGCACCCGCTTCGTGGGCGCCTTCCGCTCCTACGGCGTGCTGGTCCCGGTGTGGGAGCTGGCCGACGGCACCGGCGCCGAGGGCGTGGCCGCGCCCCTGGCCGAGCTCGCCAAGCGCCTGGAGGAGGCCCTCAAGGACGACTCCCCGCTGTCTGCGGACGCCCGCCGCGCCCGCGCCGGCATGGTCTCCCGCCAGGTCACGCTGCGCTAA
- a CDS encoding VIT1/CCC1 transporter family protein, whose product MNIELTSPSASRSRAALPAHPGCPTARALRISRARRCACAGGEAAARCVGPAATSATPLAASKGAAPTLGAAGPARLAPVTPAPAPQSDAAAGPNPTAPAREAEALAGTESNGKSARSALTARLNWLRAAVLGANDGIVSVAGLVIGVAAYDPANTTAIMLAAVAGLLAGAFSMAAGEYVSVSSQRDSEAAIVAAERAKLAADPEGELAELARMYQERGVSAATAMQVAKELSAKDALAAHLALETGIDQEALVNPWSAAISSAISFTLGALLPIVAVWLAPATWVRVPVTFVSVLVALALTGWVSAHLGEAGKGRAVVRLLVGGLLAMAATWGIGALLGVSV is encoded by the coding sequence ATGAACATCGAGCTGACCTCTCCTAGCGCCTCCCGCAGCCGGGCCGCGCTGCCCGCACACCCCGGCTGCCCCACCGCCCGGGCCCTGCGCATTTCGCGCGCCCGGCGCTGCGCCTGCGCCGGTGGCGAGGCGGCCGCTCGATGCGTCGGCCCGGCGGCAACGTCGGCCACCCCGCTCGCGGCCAGCAAGGGGGCGGCGCCCACGCTCGGGGCGGCCGGGCCCGCAAGGCTAGCGCCCGTAACGCCCGCGCCTGCGCCGCAATCCGACGCGGCCGCAGGGCCAAATCCCACCGCGCCCGCTCGTGAGGCAGAAGCCCTCGCAGGGACCGAGAGCAACGGCAAGTCGGCGCGCTCGGCCCTCACGGCCCGCCTGAACTGGCTGCGCGCGGCGGTGCTGGGGGCAAACGACGGCATCGTCTCCGTGGCCGGCCTGGTCATCGGCGTGGCCGCCTACGACCCAGCCAACACCACCGCCATCATGCTGGCCGCCGTCGCGGGCCTACTGGCTGGCGCCTTCTCCATGGCCGCCGGGGAGTACGTCTCCGTTTCCTCCCAGCGCGACTCCGAGGCCGCGATCGTCGCCGCCGAGCGCGCCAAGCTGGCCGCAGACCCGGAGGGCGAGCTGGCGGAGCTGGCCCGCATGTACCAGGAACGCGGCGTCTCAGCCGCCACGGCCATGCAGGTAGCCAAGGAACTCTCCGCCAAGGACGCCCTGGCCGCCCACCTCGCCCTGGAGACGGGCATCGATCAAGAAGCCCTGGTCAACCCGTGGAGCGCGGCGATCTCCTCTGCCATCTCCTTCACCCTGGGGGCGCTGCTGCCGATCGTGGCGGTGTGGCTGGCCCCGGCCACGTGGGTGCGGGTCCCGGTCACCTTCGTCTCCGTGCTGGTCGCCCTGGCCCTGACGGGGTGGGTGAGCGCCCACCTGGGCGAGGCCGGGAAGGGCCGCGCGGTGGTGCGCCTGCTGGTAGGCGGTCTACTGGCCATGGCCGCCACTTGGGGAATCGGCGCCCTGCTGGGCGTGTCGGTCTAG
- a CDS encoding rhodanese-like domain-containing protein, with protein MTLPVSGDITVDMLDFDTPVPEGYTLIDVREDDEWEAGHAPGAIHIPSGELADALDDLPEGELIIVCHGGGRSSRACKMLAENGIDALNLAGGMVAWAEAGLPLVSEDGDVPRVD; from the coding sequence ATGACTCTTCCTGTTTCTGGTGACATCACCGTCGACATGCTGGACTTCGACACCCCCGTCCCGGAGGGCTACACGCTGATCGACGTGCGCGAGGACGACGAGTGGGAGGCCGGGCACGCCCCCGGTGCCATCCACATCCCCTCCGGTGAGCTGGCCGACGCCCTGGACGACCTGCCCGAGGGTGAGCTGATCATCGTCTGCCACGGCGGGGGCCGTTCCTCCCGCGCCTGCAAGATGCTGGCGGAGAACGGGATCGACGCCCTGAACCTGGCCGGCGGGATGGTGGCCTGGGCCGAGGCGGGCCTGCCGCTGGTGAGCGAGGACGGCGACGTCCCGCGCGTGGACTGA
- the serS gene encoding serine--tRNA ligase translates to MIDLRALRENPQIARDSQRARGADEALVDQILAADETRRATLTRFEEMRAEQKRVSQSVGKASPEERPAVLARAKELSAAVKEAEAQADAAGAEADKLLRQLPNLIQGAPEGGEDDYVVLEHVGKIRDFAAEGVERVRDHLELGEGLDAIDTKRGTKVSGARFYYLKGLGARLEMAMLACAQDLALAHGFTPMITPTLVSPQVMSGTGFLGEHSDEIYYLPADDLYLVGTSEVALAGYHADEIVDLSDGPIRYSGYSSCYRREAGSYGKDTRGIIRVHQFNKVEMFSFCRLEDAQEEHKKLLAMEQEMLAKVELPYRVIDVAAGDLGTSAARKFDCEAWLPSQERYMEVTSTSNCTTFQARRLGVRERFEGGTRPVATLNGTLATTRWIVAILENHQLPDGSVRVPAGLRPYLGGLEVLEPKA, encoded by the coding sequence ATGATCGACCTGCGTGCTCTGCGTGAAAACCCCCAGATTGCCCGTGACTCCCAGCGCGCCCGTGGCGCCGACGAGGCCCTGGTGGACCAGATCCTGGCGGCTGACGAAACCCGCCGCGCCACCCTCACCCGTTTCGAGGAAATGCGCGCCGAGCAGAAGCGAGTCTCCCAGTCCGTGGGCAAGGCCTCCCCGGAGGAGCGGCCCGCCGTGCTGGCCCGCGCAAAGGAACTCTCTGCGGCCGTGAAGGAGGCAGAGGCGCAGGCCGACGCCGCCGGGGCCGAGGCGGACAAGCTGCTGCGCCAGCTGCCCAACCTGATCCAGGGTGCCCCCGAGGGCGGCGAGGACGACTACGTGGTGCTGGAGCACGTCGGCAAGATCCGCGACTTCGCCGCGGAGGGCGTGGAGCGGGTGCGCGACCACCTGGAACTGGGCGAGGGCCTGGACGCCATCGACACCAAGCGCGGCACCAAGGTATCCGGGGCGCGCTTCTACTACCTCAAGGGCCTGGGCGCCCGCCTGGAGATGGCCATGCTGGCCTGCGCGCAGGACCTGGCGCTCGCCCACGGCTTCACCCCGATGATCACCCCGACGCTGGTCTCCCCGCAGGTCATGAGCGGCACCGGCTTCCTGGGCGAGCACAGCGACGAGATCTACTACCTGCCCGCCGACGACCTCTACCTGGTCGGCACCAGCGAGGTCGCCCTGGCCGGCTACCACGCCGACGAGATCGTGGACCTGAGCGACGGACCGATCCGCTACTCCGGCTACTCCTCCTGCTACCGCCGCGAGGCCGGCTCCTACGGGAAGGACACGCGCGGCATCATCCGCGTCCACCAGTTCAACAAGGTGGAGATGTTCTCCTTCTGCCGCCTCGAGGACGCGCAGGAGGAGCACAAGAAGCTCCTGGCCATGGAGCAGGAGATGCTGGCCAAGGTGGAGCTGCCCTACCGGGTGATCGACGTTGCCGCCGGTGACCTGGGCACCTCCGCCGCCCGCAAGTTCGACTGCGAGGCCTGGCTGCCCAGCCAGGAGCGCTACATGGAGGTCACCTCTACTTCGAATTGCACGACGTTCCAGGCGCGCCGCCTAGGAGTGCGGGAGCGTTTTGAGGGCGGCACGCGGCCCGTCGCCACCCTGAACGGCACGCTGGCCACCACGCGCTGGATCGTGGCGATCTTGGAAAACCACCAGCTGCCGGACGGCTCCGTGCGCGTCCCTGCGGGGCTGCGTCCCTACCTGGGCGGGCTGGAAGTGCTGGAGCCCAAGGCCTGA
- a CDS encoding App1 family protein — MSNRNLGARLEDQLNRRGVHMLRQVGWRPRIIGYESYGSVDKARVLARVLMAKPGSPLEGTLINELPDPAAPLREIGEATVRSLRQAQRGWRQFIGSAVPFYPVTITLGQARMEARADRSGIIDLVVRDHQLPPGLHHALIEGPASEPVETEIHVVDPAVRFGVVCDIDDTVMVSHLPRPLVAFWNGFVKYTDTREAVPGMPQLLSHLEAANPASPMIYLSTGAWNVVPTLRSFMLRHGIPLGPMLMTDWGPTNTGWFRSGQGHKRTQLRRLMLDLPQIKWLLIGDDGQHDPIIYSEVAREHSENVHAIAIRQLTPSQQVLSHLSPAPLEVYGPDSVLAAPVPQLYGADGFELSELLGALPQP; from the coding sequence ATGAGCAACCGGAACCTTGGCGCGCGCCTGGAGGACCAACTCAACCGGCGCGGCGTACACATGCTGCGCCAGGTGGGTTGGCGTCCCCGCATCATCGGCTACGAGTCCTACGGCAGCGTCGACAAGGCCCGCGTGCTGGCCCGCGTGCTCATGGCCAAGCCCGGCAGCCCCCTGGAGGGAACGCTCATCAACGAGCTGCCGGACCCGGCCGCGCCCCTGCGGGAGATCGGCGAGGCCACGGTGCGCAGCCTGCGCCAGGCCCAGCGCGGCTGGCGCCAGTTCATCGGCTCCGCCGTGCCGTTCTACCCCGTCACGATCACGCTCGGGCAGGCGCGGATGGAGGCCAGGGCGGACCGCTCCGGCATCATCGACCTGGTGGTGCGCGACCACCAGCTCCCGCCCGGGCTGCACCACGCCCTCATCGAGGGGCCCGCCTCCGAGCCGGTGGAGACGGAGATCCACGTGGTGGACCCGGCGGTGCGCTTCGGGGTGGTGTGCGACATCGACGACACGGTGATGGTCAGCCACCTGCCCCGCCCCCTGGTGGCCTTCTGGAACGGGTTCGTCAAGTACACCGACACCCGCGAGGCCGTGCCCGGCATGCCGCAGCTGCTCAGCCACCTGGAGGCGGCCAACCCGGCCTCGCCCATGATCTACCTGTCCACCGGCGCGTGGAACGTGGTGCCCACCCTGCGCTCCTTCATGCTGCGCCACGGCATCCCGCTGGGCCCCATGCTGATGACCGACTGGGGGCCCACCAACACCGGCTGGTTCCGCTCCGGCCAGGGGCACAAGCGCACCCAGCTGCGCCGCCTCATGCTGGACCTGCCGCAGATCAAGTGGCTGCTGATCGGCGACGACGGCCAGCACGACCCGATCATCTACAGCGAGGTGGCCCGCGAGCACTCGGAGAACGTGCACGCCATCGCCATCCGCCAGCTCACCCCCTCCCAGCAGGTGCTCAGCCACCTCAGCCCGGCACCGCTGGAGGTCTACGGACCGGACTCCGTGCTGGCCGCGCCCGTGCCTCAGCTCTACGGGGCGGACGGCTTCGAGCTCAGCGAGCTGCTGGGCGCCCTGCCGCAGCCCTGA
- a CDS encoding glycosyltransferase — MELTQAAIGAHADQRVAVVIPAYNEAPVVAATVRACRAIPAVDLVVVVDDGSTDKTQHAARSAGAVVVRHSVNRGKASATETGIKVVAMRDVPGHPERHILLMDAWLGDSAAECTPAVTAVLDGQVDCAIAISSDAPALGRAEVSARRGMARLTGFVAEQPLSPHRCMTRAAATAALPFSKGGGLEPGMTVDMLMAGLSVQEVVCDVPTTRRAGLGRSSRFSRLRDVLAAMWSRRLFRVRPPLAARMRAQAGAKPGQPFRIDSMGKSGR, encoded by the coding sequence GTGGAGCTAACGCAGGCAGCAATTGGCGCGCACGCAGATCAGCGCGTCGCAGTGGTCATTCCTGCGTACAACGAGGCCCCGGTGGTCGCCGCCACCGTGCGGGCCTGCCGCGCGATCCCGGCCGTCGACCTGGTAGTGGTGGTGGACGACGGCTCCACCGACAAGACCCAGCACGCGGCCCGCAGCGCCGGCGCCGTGGTGGTGCGCCACTCCGTTAACAGGGGCAAGGCGTCGGCCACCGAGACCGGTATCAAGGTCGTGGCGATGCGCGACGTGCCCGGCCACCCCGAGCGTCACATCCTGCTGATGGACGCCTGGCTGGGCGATTCGGCCGCCGAATGTACCCCCGCCGTCACCGCCGTGCTGGACGGGCAGGTGGACTGCGCCATCGCCATCTCCTCCGACGCCCCCGCGCTGGGACGCGCCGAGGTCAGCGCCCGGCGCGGCATGGCCCGCCTGACCGGGTTCGTGGCGGAGCAGCCGCTCAGCCCCCACCGGTGCATGACTCGCGCGGCCGCCACCGCCGCCCTGCCCTTCTCCAAGGGCGGCGGCCTGGAGCCGGGAATGACCGTGGACATGCTGATGGCTGGCCTGTCGGTGCAGGAGGTCGTGTGCGACGTGCCCACCACGCGCCGCGCCGGCCTGGGCCGCTCCTCCCGGTTCAGCCGCCTGCGGGACGTGCTGGCCGCGATGTGGTCGCGCCGCCTGTTCCGGGTGCGCCCGCCGCTGGCCGCCCGCATGCGCGCCCAGGCGGGCGCCAAGCCGGGCCAGCCCTTCCGGATCGACTCCATGGGCAAGTCCGGCCGATAG
- the pheA gene encoding prephenate dehydratase, with product MDTPEVDYAFLGPHGTFTEMALRQVASYGDTDLPCSSVPAALAAVRSGRARYAVVPIENSIEGGVNATLDALVAGDELWINREMVVPISFVLAARPGTRLQDVRRVATHPHAWAQCHKWVAANIPSAVHLPATSTAAAAELLAPGQPHPGYEAALCNALSAQKYGLEILADDAADNPDARTRFVRVGRPAALPPATGADKTTLMVQLGDNEAGALLNMLEQFSARGVNMSRIESRPVGDRLGRYAFSIDIDGHAAEERVQAALLGLHRVSPRVQFLGSYPKADGVPAIPLPGTLDADFVAARAWVSRIVGRLAGSTGNSATQDAGGAASGGPASSGAVGDVAGGSVDQAKASH from the coding sequence ATGGACACGCCCGAGGTGGATTACGCATTCCTGGGCCCCCACGGCACCTTCACCGAGATGGCGCTGCGCCAGGTGGCCTCATACGGCGACACCGACCTGCCCTGCTCCTCGGTGCCGGCCGCGCTCGCGGCGGTGCGCTCGGGGCGGGCCAGGTACGCGGTGGTGCCGATCGAGAACTCCATCGAGGGCGGCGTGAACGCGACGCTGGACGCCCTGGTGGCCGGCGACGAGCTGTGGATCAACCGCGAGATGGTGGTGCCGATCAGCTTCGTGCTGGCCGCCCGGCCGGGCACGCGCCTGCAGGACGTTCGCCGCGTGGCCACCCACCCGCACGCGTGGGCACAGTGCCACAAGTGGGTGGCGGCCAACATTCCCTCCGCCGTGCACCTGCCGGCCACCTCCACGGCCGCCGCCGCCGAACTGTTGGCGCCCGGCCAGCCCCACCCCGGATACGAGGCCGCCCTGTGCAACGCGCTGAGCGCGCAAAAGTACGGCCTGGAGATTTTGGCCGACGACGCCGCCGACAACCCCGATGCGCGTACCCGCTTCGTGCGGGTGGGCCGCCCCGCCGCGCTGCCCCCAGCGACGGGGGCGGACAAGACCACCCTCATGGTGCAGCTGGGGGACAACGAGGCCGGTGCGCTGTTGAACATGCTGGAGCAGTTCTCCGCGCGCGGCGTGAACATGTCTCGCATCGAGTCCCGCCCTGTGGGCGACCGCCTGGGCCGCTACGCCTTCTCCATCGACATCGACGGGCACGCGGCCGAGGAACGCGTCCAGGCCGCCCTGCTGGGCCTGCACCGGGTCAGCCCGCGCGTGCAGTTCCTGGGCTCCTACCCGAAGGCCGACGGCGTGCCCGCCATCCCGCTGCCGGGCACCCTGGACGCCGACTTCGTGGCGGCCCGGGCCTGGGTGTCCCGGATCGTGGGGCGGCTGGCCGGCTCCACCGGGAACAGCGCGACGCAAGATGCCGGCGGTGCCGCTAGTGGCGGCCCTGCTAGTAGCGGCGCGGTGGGCGATGTGGCCGGGGGGAGCGTCGACCAGGCTAAGGCGAGCCACTAG